Proteins found in one Zea mays cultivar B73 chromosome 1, Zm-B73-REFERENCE-NAM-5.0, whole genome shotgun sequence genomic segment:
- the LOC103644198 gene encoding CLAVATA3/ESR (CLE)-related protein 25: MIPSRTAREGCPMALILSTTEEPASQDDRRDEHDVGSAHAEAWKLPNPKRPAIATCWERRLANRRCVALHTCIAWRKRNRQEVHRGVVGLAGMLGVTRGRWPALSSSKHCYLRRF, from the exons ATGATCCCTTCCAGGACAGCAAGAGAAGGGTGCCCAATGGCCCTGATCCTATCCACAACAG AGGAACCGGCAAGTCAGGACGATCGCCGGGACGAGCATGACGTCGGGAGCGCGCATGCCGAGGCGTGGAAGCTTCCGAACCCGAAGAGGCCGGCGATAGCGACGTGTTGGGAGCGGCGGCTAGCAAACAGAAGATGCGTTGCGTTGCATACTTGCATTGCATGGAGGAAGAGGAACAGACAAGAGGTGCATCGTGGGGTGGTGGGTCTGGCTGGGATGCTGGGTGTAACTAGGGGGAGGTGGCCTGCCCTATCTTCTTCTAAGCACTGCTATTTAAGACGGTTTTAA
- the LOC103644198 gene encoding CLAVATA3/ESR (CLE)-related protein 25 isoform X1 yields the protein MRRSAVSVRRAAPAALAILFGALLLVSFVVDGVRKAAPPAAIGGRRMMLGGGAGGLRTLEDFKAHDPFQDSKRRVPNGPDPIHNRGTGKSGRSPGRA from the exons ATGAGAAGGTCGGCCGTGTCCGTGAGGCGGGCGGCGCCAGCGGCATTGGCCATCTTGTTCGGAGCGCTCCTTCTGGTGTCGTTCGTCGTGGACGGCGTCAGGAAAGCGGCTCCGCCGGCGGCGATCGGCGGGAGGAGGATGATGCTGGGCGGAGGCGCCGGAGGGCTGAGGACCCTGGAGGATTTCAAGGCTCATGATCCCTTCCAGGACAGCAAGAGAAGGGTGCCCAATGGCCCTGATCCTATCCACAACAG AGGAACCGGCAAGTCAGGACGATCGCCGGGACGAGCATGA